DNA from Eucalyptus grandis isolate ANBG69807.140 chromosome 5, ASM1654582v1, whole genome shotgun sequence:
TTACAAGCAGCATATTATTATCACTTACTAAAGAGAAATTGTTAATGTCGTTATatagatctattaaatttaaaaggtgaacaaaaaaaacttcATGTTCCATGATGTCGTGACATTTTCATCACTATCATCTTCGTTTGCATTGTTCATCTCATCTTCGTCACTACCATTATTTTCAATAGTGGAGTTACCTTTAATTCGAACTCTATCCATCTAAACGAAATTATAAGAAAAACTTAAGCATTATAtgtctaatatatatatatatatatatatatatatatatatatatatatatatatatacaaactaAAATTGAACGATAATGAATACCTCTTACTTTCTTGCAATCAAGAAGCATAATTAATGAACCTTTATCcatagttatgattattatataataaaaatagggaaaatgcTGAGATAACCATGCCGTTAGTTTTGAATAGGAGCGGCcacaccttcttttttttttttttttttttgtcagtcctactctatgcctactctacactcactcgcagacttgtgccctacctcttgcaaggcgtgggagtcgcaacccactctcgaaacttacgcgtccctaccccccatcccccgagaaggtggggatttgaacccctcacctccccacAGTTTCCATCTTCAAAATTGGAGAATTACTCAATAgatttcccatttttttattatatagaaATACATTTTCCAAAGTAGGTCATGATCAAATTTTGTTGAGGAAATATTCAAACAAGATTCCAATTATCTCGAATcattaaagaaacaaatcaaagtaataatatttaaacaatAAGAAATATACGAAGAACTCGGTTGCTACTTTTAAAATAGTGGATATTATTCTCCGGCCAAAGAATAAGATTATagttcccaaaaaaataaaataacttaataaaaaaaaataggcaaGATCCACCTCCGTACCGCCACACACTTCTCCAATTCCTCAGACGGTCTGAGAAGCCTCTCAATCCCTTCCTCGAGTCCCTGAGGGAAGTGGCGCGGGACCACGGGGAGAGCTACTACGTACTGGACCTGGAGTAGAAGGAGGTCGGCCGAGAGGGCATAGGGGACTGGTTCCTGAAGCTGATGATCCCTGATGGCTGCCTCATGCTTGAGATCCTGAGGACCGCGACACAGGAGGAGGACGACTATGAGCCGGATGACCCTATATTTCACACCCGCAGGATGCTTTACATCATGCCATACATATGGCCAGACATGCTGATGCTGGAGAACCAGCTGCGAGTGCTAGTGCTGGATTGGCTAGTTGCCGTCGAGGATGATGGCAAGAAGgttagggcctgcatgttttcgttctttttttttgtttatgaacagaaaatttcttttttgttcctaggaacaaaaaaaaatagaaatgcggttgtttgcgtttttgttcaaaatcaaattttttgttcccggaacacaaaaagaatagaaatgagaaacaaaagaaaattgtttcttgctctagaaatacttttttcttcttttcttctctctcctcttttcttcttcttttcttctttggccggcgatgccgtcgagggtcggcgacgctcggcctcgccgaggtcgacgaggctcggccttgctggGGGCTagcgagccttgccgtggctaggcgagatCGCCgaccggccgaaagaagaaaaataaaaagaaaggaaaaaatgaaaaatgaaataaaaatattaaaaaattaaaagaaacaaaaaaaaagaatataaatttaccaaacgtgtttcaattcatttttattcccggaacaagtttactaaacgcatttttctggtcaaaaattgttcctcggaacaaaaatattttttttctatttctgttctctGAACAgttttgaacagaaacattacGAAATGCGCCCCTTAGTGTTTTAGATTTTGCAGTCATGTTCACCTAACAGTACATCTTGTTGATGACAAATGGACCTCACAGGGGATCCATCAAATCGAATGCTCCAATCCTGTCGGATGCATGGTTCAAGATCAACCGAGAATTTGATTACTATTATCGGAAATTCCTTCTTTACTATCGATACGACAACAATCTCACATTCAAACGCAGTGACTTCGCACCAACAACTCAGGATGACGTGTACATCAGCAAGCTCATCCTCAATTACTGCTCCGCTAGCAAGGACACCGCAAATAAAGGCAAATGCCTGAATGTCCTGGACGTTGTCAGGAAGAGCCTACTTCTCCGTGAGAAGCCGAAGCTGGACAAGGTGGGGGTGCGAGGGCCTTCTGTTAGTCTGGTCGGCCACTGAGCTCGTCAAGCATGGGATCTGGTTCAAGAAGAGCAAGACCGGCAGCCTCACAGACATCTCCTTTGCTGGCGGGGTCCTGAGCCTCCCTGAGATCGTGGTGGAAGAAGCAACTGAGTCCATGTTCCTCAGCCTCATTGCATTTGAGCGCTTCCACGTCAGGACCAGGAACGAGGTCACGTCCAACATCTACTTCATGGACTACATCATCGACAATGAGTGCGACGTCGCACTTCTTTACAACTTGGGCATAGTCCTGACTGTCCTGGGggacgacaaggaaaccatggAGCTGTTCCACTTGCTGGCCAAGTACACAACAATTGAACCCAACAACAGTCTCATTGCCGTCTGCAATAAGGTCAACGAGTACTGCAATAAGCCCTGGAACAAGTGGAGGTCTAATTTCATCGAGACCTACTTCAGAGGTCCTTGGGCTTTATGGTCTTTCATGGCCGCCATCTTCCTCTGCGCCCTCGCTATAATTCAGACCATATATTTAGTGCTCAGAACCCACTCTTTGCCTCTCTGTACAATAATTTTCCCTTTCCAGTCATGTTCATTTCCCACTTTAAATATACCGAATGATGGACATTTGGCTGTTTATTTATCATTATCATATTATAATTCTATTGTTTCAGACttcttcatttttgtccaaTCGTGTGAAGGATGATCAAGTTTTAGGCAAATGGAATCTTCCAACGCACCAATTCTTGATTAAAATTTTAACGAGTTGCAGTGAATTTAAGTGAACAACAAAGATGGCCTTCAAAGACATCTCTCTTCCCCATCGGCTTCAAATTTCAGAGTCATCTATATATTTTCCGGTCATCAAGCAATCAATCATTAACACAGAGAACATACTTTTATgactgataaaaaaatattttgaaacttCCAACATCCTTCCTGAAATAAAAAGAGCTAAAGATATTAATGTTCTAGACCTCCATTATAGAATCCTAGATCGAAGAAATAAGCTGACAGCAAACTGCTAATTATGTTTAAAGAACGTTGAGAATATCTCTCTAGTTAGGGCAGGTTTCCTAAGTTGAAGGGTTTGAATAGTTAGCTTGtcattgacacttaaattttaacGACCCAATTTGATATTCATTACATAGACAAATTAGGGGTCAACAccactccaaaaaaaaaaaatattacttaaattgcatatatatattagaaGCATTTTAATTAAGCCCAAATAATATTGCATTGGAGTTAATGGACTAAAGCAAGGGGGTTTTAAGCCTAACTGAATTATTTGAACTAAGTCTGGGATAACGAAATTCAAATGATTCAAGTACAAGCACATCTTAATATTCATAACCGAAATACGTTGGAGCTCCAAAAAGCAGTGGCAATGAGAGGTCCATCTAAAATGTTTGTAAAAATAAAGGGGAGAGTTAAAGCTCAGTAAATTAAATCCTTAagtctaaattaaaaaaattatcttaccACTCAACTTGGTATCGACAAACAACATGAGTTCAAGATAAGTACAAAATAACCATGTATGACTAATGTAGAAGTAATATGCTCATGGGAAACCATTAAAAACATTGCATAAGGTTATTCACTCAACTACAAACAAATAGCATATTATTTCATGATGCATAGATACCGTGTACTAGTCCATCAAGTGAGTTTCTAACTCCTACTTGTCATTAGCTAGGACCCATTTCATAGAGGATGAAATCATACATACCCATTTGCCACACCTCTTAGCCCATCCATCAAAGGTGTCTTCTATATCAATGGTGATAAACACACAACTGTACATTTGCATAACGATTGTCATTTCATCGTCACCATTAACTCATGGGGGATGAAATCAATACTTACCCATTTGACACACCTCTTAGCCCATCCATAACGGGTGTCTTCTATATCGACGATAATAAATATACAACCATACATGCGCGTGATGATTGCCATTTCTTAACATCATACCAAAGGTTATACAAGCCATGTCATCATAGGACTTCACATCCTCTCAACCTTGTAGAACCATCTCAAACAGTAGAATATCTAGCTAACTCCAAAGTCTCATACACATACTCATACAAGAGAATTCACTTTGTGGCGAGTGGGCCAATACAAAGTTCTTTATCATGCGGCATCAATGACATACATATCATTATAACATAACAATTACCACATGCATATGAATAATTTGTCATTTCTCATTCAATTAATcattaacaaataattatatgcaCTTCAACACATGCATCctcattctttttcttgctaAGCCATCATCATTTAACTTGAAGCAATGAGTACGTGATCAGTAACTTAAAAATCGATACTTGCAAATCGACAACTCGAAATTGATATAGTTAGTATAACCACCTAGAGAGGGGGtaaataggtgcacaaacaatttatcgagatacagaagcgattctaggcaaccGATAGAAAGGAAGATCTctattgattaacaaaatgaagtacgatcatagtaaagagagtaaggaagagaaaattgaacacaaggtttatagtggttcggcttatttcaagcctacgtccactctttcgcactgacagcccactggctggatttcactatgaacaaaagagaagttacagcacagcttttccttgattccatagtgtagatgttctaccacacctcctcaaggtttctcacaaatatagactctattTTGTATACAAAGTtttgctcaaaggaattgtctataCAAAAagaacttcagactttggaattcttctatcgcgcacacttTGAACAACTTagaacgacttccttatatactcatttacgtcatcatacccgttggcatttACTAAAGGAATttctccaatctacccgttggacggaatcaattaagaagattattcgagctattaaaggaacgtgtcgatagcccatcaatcctgttcgcccatacaatcaggatctcggtttccataagtagaaccttccaagagtatttaggcaatcattggatccttaatctttgagtcaatctcgatcaatcaaagaattccgttatgtcttttccagtcAAGATatcttctctagtcgataaggtcatatccttaatgaaacatcaagtTCTGGATAACATTTCTttaacggattagaaactgtcaatgaggatagactttgagtcttgagtccggctgtcctggaggtcttcgactttaaatatcGTAGTCTGCAAACTTtcggactagactgatggaaacgttttgtcaacttcaaaacacttcaagaaaatttctccaacaatctccccatttttgatggtgacaaaactttcttgcagatttggacaactttgacctgcaaaacatttctcaaacacatatgcatatcttatagagataaatggctaaatgaataacactagaatctgcaaccacataaaataggttagtatagtatgcaataaagccatccataagatatcaatagtagttaatagaagcagtcaagtccaggtctagttcagttctcatccagacacaaaagcaaagtcaaACATTAAAACAATTCAACAAACCACAcgattaaaagttaaaattcaaatcttgcatctttccccctttttgtcagcattaaaaaggttgagatggaataaAGTCAGGATTGCTTTGGAacacggacaagctggaaatctcccatagactgaacaatgccttccagccttttcaagtcttctttcaGTTGAGCAATCTCCTGACCCTTGGCATTAGCTTgaatctgaacagagagggcttggatctgatcattcaatgaacatgaagaaacttgacccgcattTTGCAAggtttgaacctcgcatcccagagcatagaTTTGTCCTCGCATCTctaagagaatatccataattatgcgaaaatctgctgcattatcGGTCCGAGTACTTACTTCGGCCCTatttgatggagtaaatgcagatgatggtagatcagcgTAATCTCACAAGTTTGGcaatgaaacttcatgaccttcctttggaaattgagaggcataaatgtTCTCTGGGTCTGCAGGAGAGCGACTGACGCcctcacttgcatcaggatatgaggacttccctcttttctcttgatctcccccgtttccatgccttcaggtggagaagagtgttcctcgggttctccttcttctcttttctcttcttcttctttctcagctctttccttttcagcttctctttcttcttctcctttcttctctatttcttttcttctgatgctttcttaatttgttccgattctttctctggaacaggacgacttaaattcttcaaagctattgcagaaatggtgaggttttcatcatcatcttcatcttcaacaataagagctcttttttttttttttcgttcttgaAGCAACTAagggctcctttcctttccgttttgatgaagaagagggttGATGAGCTTTGAccggagtcttctccttgaatttctccaacgccttgttcaATTCtttcgacgcattttggtcaccattttcagtcctaccaccatatgatcgcacgattgaacacaaaagatttgcggaggttgaatattcagatgtctaaataacttcgtcacaagacttgggtaaggaagttgacctctgtccttcatcatggctctatacatgtggaacataacagtgtgaggaagagaaaaccttttcccattgaggatggcatacattagctttgcctctgaacttgaaacatcagtcttggaagttgatttcggtcggaggcaattgatcacaatcttgtgaagcaagatgttgaacaCATCCATTCttaagtaggaaatcttttcctctgttctcctgtccttaacaagttccaatgtagcacgagctatagaaactttgatcggttgatatcttcctctttcaactcctaaaacatctgctagcatatccatatccacaacaaagtATTGATCTTtgacgctgaaagagaatctattcgcatccaagaagctaagatttgaatagaaatatgcggttagttcagcataggcctctgtagtgtcggagcaaaacttttcaagttgaagataaccaaacttttccctcaagttcatattcacagcatccggaaaatcaaaatccacactcctagggtttatcaccccacacttcagcaattttgagtacaaatcattttgttcctttgatctgaacaagtctcccatttttccttgattttcaaccgcaacacctattctcggttgaaattggctgtacagtttatcatcatcattcccatctacaggattaaCTCCCCAATCATGAGGATCGCTTgagatatttgcaagggtttctttAGCCACCCCtctacgagcaattcccaaactttccattttttgcaaaaagatatattcatttccataccctttgtctttaagaaaatcatcgataTACTTCAAAGGAGTAtgagtcccttttaaagcacaatacaaattataaataaaagcgggcttttgagttcttctTGGATCTCGCATCCTTGATGATTTCTTTCTCATGTTGATGTTCAacccttgaggactagatggaggagagtgacgctgctgagaatgttgtgggctctgctgctgatctggagacacttcttcttcggtgagatcaaagtgcgtaggcccctcactcattcgccgtggtcccctgcttgcgattctcgaagactttcttgaagacgacatctttctcagtttttggaagattccttacTTGACttttccaagaaagatgacaactttttcgaagattaaacaagggaagaaaacgggaatggaagatcgatgctttctagggtttttgagagtaaagtgaagggAAATCAACAATGCACGATTGGTTAAAAAGGGAGGTATACAAACCATCactaaggaaaataaaaagatgcattttcaaaataactgtcatttttccgcaaaaataatcatttcaaaaaataactttctttttgaaagggAACGATGTAACAATTACGTCGATTAAATATATCAATAATTAAACAcaagtctgacgatcgtacctcttcaagataagatttgagagagagagaattactTACAGTCAAGGTCTTGTATgactgagtctgaaagtctttagactttgatttcctgatacctcaaaatgttgagtctggaacgaatggtttcaaattgatttttctccaaaggctttgtgaatatatccgccagttgattctttgaatcaacaaattgaatcgaaacttctccattttgaacatgatctctaatgaagtgatgtcgaatctctatatgctttgctcttgagtgaagaattggatttttagtgagattgatagcgctggtgttgtcgcaattgatctccatgcatgaatcttcaatttcaaagtctcttagctgttgttttatccagagaatttgtgaacagcaactcccaagagctacatactctgcttctgttgtagagagagctactgtactctgctttcttgaaaaccaagatactgtcctacctccaagtagttgacaaaaCGGtgccgaggtgctctttctatcaactctgcaaccggctagatctgtgtctgagtatccaagaagagtaaagtctcctcttttaggataccatagaccgatgcttgaagtagaagcaatgtatttaataatacgctttgtagcatttaaatgagattctttaggatctgcttgaaatctggcacaaatgcaaacactaaacaaaatgtcaagtctagaagcagtaagataaagaagtgagccaATGATACTCCCCGTATAGCTtcggtcgactttctttccttcttcatctttgtctatattcaaggaacttgacattggtatttcaGCCTTCTTGCAATTGTTCGACCAAAATTTTTGAcgagatcattagcatatttttcttgatgaataaaagttccttccttcagttgtttcacttgaagcccgagaaagaaggttaattcacccatcatgctcatttcaaattcatcatgcatagtcttagagaatttcttgcacatactttcattaggagatccgaatataatatcatcgacatatatttgaactagcacaaaactttttctttctcttttaataaataaagtagtgtctactttacctttcaCAAAACCgttttggattaaaaaattactcagcctgtcgtaccaagctcgaggagcttgttttaagccatataaggcatttttgagtctgaatactgagtctggtttccttgggtcttcaaacccaggtggttgttccacatagaattcctcatggatgaatccattaaggaaggcacttttgacatccatttggaataacctgaaatttttatgacaagcaaatgcaagtaataaacgaattgcttctaaccttgctactggtgcataagtctcgtcatagtctatcacTTCTTCTTgcgtgtatcccttggccacgagtcttgctttgtttcttatgacctttcctttctcgtccatcttgtttctgaaaacccatttagctctaataactgatttaccttttggtttttggagtcaattcccagacatcattgatactgaattgcctgagctcttcttgcatagcttcaatccagctttcatcgataaagcttcatctatgcttttgggttatatttcgaaataagagccacaaagactagactcttcgcgccttttggatctagtgcgaattccttcattaatgttgccaattataagatctttgggatgaccggacttatgcttccggttctggttgatttgtcgaatgatgatcacttccttcacttgaatcttcaacgcTTTGTTGCtgctggtccttcaaagtctaaGCTGtttttttagactttgtagagtctggagcaggttctggatcttcaagatgagtctgaatagattcattttgtatCGAATCCTGGAATTttacattcattgattcttccacggtttgagtctttttgttgtagactctgtacgctttgcttgtgattgagtatccaaggaagatgccttcatctgacttttcttcaaacttaccaactcgatcatttgcatttttcagtataaaacatttgcatccaaatacatgaaaatatgaaacaataggcttattttctttgaataattcatagggttttttttttctagaataggccttagaaaaactctgttaataatataacatgctgtaaaaACTGCTTCAGCTCAAAAACGTGaggagatgttactttcaattagaatagttctagccatttcttgaagcgatctattctttctttccacaactccattttgttttggagtatacggagagaagaacaaatgctgaaaaccagattcatcacaaaaccttgtaaaatcttgattttcaaattcacctccatgatctgttcttatacttgaaataacatatcctttttcgttttgaacatttttagcaaatttttcaaagtaagagaaggttttagacttacttgccaggaaatacacccaagtgaatcgtgagtagtcatccacgattactaggcaatatttcttacctccaatactctgtgttcttgttggtccaaagagatccatatgtagaagctgcagtacacgattagtggaaacttgatttattggtttaaaggaatttcttatctgttttcccaatatgcatggtgtacataggtcagacttttgatatgataacttgggtagaccacgaacaagcttctttgatgaaattttggctatctgttTCATAGATGTGCctaagctttctatgccataaacttgcttcgtcttggattgaaattaaacattgcgattcatctcggtttcacatccaagaggtagatatttccatgtcttcgtccCATAAATGACCGAGTAGAGTCTTTCTTGGTTCCCGAACATATACCCTCTTGAAAGtagattttgaaaccggtatcacatagctgactgacactgagtagattgtagttgagtccttcaactaaagaaacattacttattgtgaggtttccaatcttcacagttccaaatcccacaatttttcctttgctgtttcctccaaatgagattcttccaccattcacttgaacaagctttatgaagcaatttgaatctcctgtcatgtgtctcgagcatccactatccaggtaccatttcacctttctcttgatagtgacctgcatttaaaaagagactcaagctttctttgctacccatattttcttgggtccttttgagttagtctgatatgcggtttttgcccaaaCTTTATTGACAGGTCTCCAAActataggacattctttttcaaaataatctgCACTTTTGTATTTcgaacatttaagagcattgcgacctattggttttacaaaggtcctttcaaaatgatttttgtaagtatttcttgtgggtctttgtttgattctttctttcactttaggaaaatcaattaaaggaatggtttcagcagtcattcctaaaccagatttattgaaataaggtctttaaACATAAAgtattttttctagtttctcagatcctatcaaaaatcttttggaaatatttgagatatcatttttcaagaatgcattttcttttgaaatattatcttcactttctctaagagaagaaacattcacatctaaacatttcaccttttctttcaaaatattttcttgttgttttaaggcagaattttcctttttaagttcagaaatccttttaagagaagtcttaagactaaaacacaactcatcaatgtatttagaaactttaatagggattttgaagttacttacctcaaattcggtGTCTAAATTTGAGtctgtctcgagtttgaatctcgaatccgattgtgccatcgacatatgttggcataatcatcatcactttcttcacattctgtatcactccaagtttctgctttaagagcctttcgatacctttcggcttttcctttcttctttctcagaagaggacagttgggtctgatgtgccccttttttcttacattcaaagcagactacatctttatttgattcatcatcttctaCAGACTTAGTCGGTTgctttttgaaaactttgttttcttgaattgaatcttctcccttttctgttcagctttctaaatcttcttatcatgagagaaagctcctcatcgtccatatcgtctttagaatctgcagcatcagaatcatcattggattttaatgcaatggatttcttacctttagggtcttcgtcttcattgattcgttccacttcataagactgaagagttccaaccaattcatcaacagatagtggcatgattctttgggtctctctgattgaggtctttatgtgattctaatccttggagagtccacgcagtagtttgtttaccttcatgggatcagaaattggttgaccttgattttcaagaccatttacgatatctataaaacgactaaacatgtcagttatagattctcctgatttcattctgaaggcttcatattgaccgagaagaatgttgattctagtctctttcacttgATCGGTTCCTTCGTAagtaatgtgtaatctatcctagacttctttggctatatcacaagaagatattctgttatattcagtaggtgataaagcacaatataaagaatagattgcttttgca
Protein-coding regions in this window:
- the LOC120293744 gene encoding putative UPF0481 protein At3g02645 codes for the protein MIPDGCLMLEILRTATQEEDDYEPDDPIFHTRRMLYIMPYIWPDMLMLENQLRVLVLDWLVAVEDDGKKYILLMTNGPHRGSIKSNAPILSDAWFKINREFDYYYRKFLLYYRYDNNLTFKRSDFAPTTQDDVYISKLILNYCSASKDTANKGKCLNVLDVVRKSLLLREKPKLDKHGIWFKKSKTGSLTDISFAGGVLSLPEIVVEEATESMFLSLIAFERFHVRTRNEVTSNIYFMDYIIDNECDVALLYNLGIVLTVLGDDKETMELFHLLAKYTTIEPNNSLIAVCNKVNEYCNKPWNKWRSNFIETYFRGPWALWSFMAAIFLCALAIIQTIYLVLRTHSLPLYFFIFVQSCEG